The following are encoded together in the Arvicanthis niloticus isolate mArvNil1 chromosome 9, mArvNil1.pat.X, whole genome shotgun sequence genome:
- the Asprv1 gene encoding LOW QUALITY PROTEIN: retroviral-like aspartic protease 1 (The sequence of the model RefSeq protein was modified relative to this genomic sequence to represent the inferred CDS: inserted 1 base in 1 codon; deleted 1 base in 1 codon), which yields MRNPGGPGWASKRPCEQAEPQTACLCAQQPARHLVSAPXNLSRPGKNTAQSIEPSLSSVIAPTLFCAFLYLACVTAELPEVSRRMAASGARSREGRREHAFIPEPFNGANIAPSLWLHRFEVIDDLNHWDHATKLRFLKESLRGDALDVYNGLDSQDQGDYSIVKEALLKAFEGPGATYSQPKEIVFANSMGKGYYLKGKIGHVPVRFLVDSGAQVSVVHPSLWEEVTDGDLDTLRPFDNVVKVANGAEMKILGVWDTEVILGKLKLKAEFLVANASAEEAIIGTDVLQDHNAVLDFEHRTCTLKGKKFRLLPVGGSLEDEFDLELIEEESPAPEGSH from the exons ATGAGGAACCCTGGGGGCCCAGGCTGGGCATCAAAAAGGCCGTGC GAACAAGCAGAACCACAGACAGCGTGTCTCTGTGCCCAGCAGCCAGCCAGACACCTTGTATCTGCTC TCAACTTGTCTAGGCCGGGCAAGAACACGGCCCAGTCGATAGAACCCTCGCTCTCCAGCGTGATTGCGCCCACACTCTTCTGCGCGTTTCTTTACTTGGCTTGTGTCACTGCTGAACTTCCAGAGGTGAGCAGAAGGATGGCCGCCAGCGGAGCCAGAAGCAGGGAAGGACGCCGGGAGCATGCCTTCATCCCAGAACCTTTCAACGGTGCTAACATAGCTCCCAGCCTTTGGCTGCACCGCTTTGAAGTCATTGATGACCTCAACCACTGGGACCATGCCACCaaactgagattcctgaaagAGTCGCTCAGGGGAGATGCCCTGGATGTCTACAATGGACTCGATTCCCAGGACCAGGGCGATTACAGTATTGTGAAGGAAGCCCTCCTGAAGGCCTTTGAGGGCCCTGGGGCCACCTACAGTCAGCCCAAAGAGATTGTGTTTGCCAACAGCATGGGTAAGGGCTACTACCTCAAAGGGAAGATTGGCCACGTGCCTGTGAGGTTCCTGGTGGACTCTGGGGCTCAGGTGTCTGTGGTTCACCCCTCCTTATGGGAGGAGGTCACTGATGGTGACCTGGATACTCTTCGTCCTTTTGACAATGTGGTCAAAGTGGCCAATGGAGCCGAGATGAAGATCTTGGGTGTGTGGGACACAGAAGTGATCCTGGGCAAGCTGAAGCTGAAGGCCGAGTTTCTGGTGGCCAATGCAAGTGCAGAAGAAGCCATTATTGGCACCGACGTGCTGCAGGACCACAACGCCGTGCTGGACTTCGAACACCGCACCTGCACCCTGAAGGGGAAGAAGTTCCGTTTGCTTCCTGTCGGGGGTTCCTTGGAGGATGAGTTTGACCTGGAGCTCATTGAGGAGGAGTCTCCTGCACCGGAGGGCTCCCACTAA